One window of bacterium genomic DNA carries:
- a CDS encoding ABC transporter substrate-binding protein: MQRGIVAAVIAIVLAGGAGAGIGWGATSGPLVLGVLTPLSPPGDPAAGQLIVQGAQLGEQYINTVMGGVFGPKTSCALPATPVTVAVEDDSGTPEKSVAGFRRLVTEEHAVGVFGAFHSSAMLATAPLADETGVPYISTQASAADITGKHFQAVFRTHPVDPDRAAAWIGFIQAQGWHKVAMLAENTDYGIGLAEATKTLIAQKKLNITLDAVIFDRTSADLTPQLLKFKAEKPDIVLNVGVGTPAYLIIKQAHDIGLFPQTPMLASYDFPVRPEEYWKNLGPTGTSLAFISYFHPRMALSPLGTWAAVEYAKRFHSTAVYSNLNSFGDAVILAEAMNQACSRDPRRIIAQLERGRFDTWIGNGATFPRAAGVYWHQWSPPLVILQYTKQDETYDQAPILYPPALKTGTFEAAR, from the coding sequence ATGCAGCGAGGTATCGTCGCCGCGGTGATCGCGATCGTGCTCGCCGGCGGGGCCGGCGCCGGGATCGGCTGGGGTGCGACGTCGGGTCCGCTCGTGCTCGGCGTGCTCACGCCGCTGTCGCCGCCCGGCGATCCGGCGGCCGGACAGCTGATCGTTCAGGGGGCACAGCTCGGCGAACAGTACATCAATACGGTGATGGGCGGGGTGTTCGGGCCGAAGACGTCCTGTGCGCTTCCCGCGACGCCGGTGACGGTCGCCGTCGAGGACGACAGCGGGACGCCCGAGAAGTCCGTCGCCGGCTTCCGGCGTCTGGTGACGGAGGAGCACGCGGTCGGCGTGTTTGGCGCCTTCCACAGCTCCGCGATGCTCGCCACCGCGCCGCTCGCGGACGAGACGGGCGTGCCGTACATCTCCACCCAGGCGTCCGCGGCGGACATTACCGGCAAGCACTTCCAGGCCGTCTTCCGTACGCACCCCGTCGATCCGGATCGTGCCGCCGCCTGGATCGGGTTCATTCAGGCGCAGGGCTGGCATAAGGTCGCGATGCTGGCGGAGAACACGGACTACGGGATCGGCCTCGCCGAGGCCACAAAGACCTTGATCGCCCAGAAGAAACTCAACATCACGCTCGACGCCGTGATCTTCGACCGCACCTCGGCCGACCTGACGCCGCAGCTGTTGAAGTTCAAGGCGGAGAAGCCGGACATCGTGCTCAACGTCGGCGTCGGGACGCCGGCGTATCTGATCATCAAGCAGGCGCACGACATCGGGCTGTTCCCGCAGACGCCGATGCTGGCCTCCTACGACTTCCCGGTGCGCCCGGAGGAGTACTGGAAGAACCTCGGCCCGACGGGGACGTCGCTCGCCTTCATCTCGTACTTCCATCCCCGGATGGCGCTGAGCCCGCTCGGCACGTGGGCGGCCGTCGAGTACGCAAAGCGCTTCCACTCCACCGCGGTGTACAGCAACCTGAACTCGTTCGGCGACGCGGTGATCCTCGCCGAGGCGATGAACCAGGCCTGCAGCCGCGACCCCCGGCGCATCATCGCGCAACTCGAGCGGGGGCGATTCGACACGTGGATCGGCAACGGGGCGACGTTTCCCCGCGCAGCCGGCGTGTACTGGCACCAGTGGTCGCCGCCGCTCGTGATCCTCCAGTACACGAAACAGGACGAAACCTACGATCAGGCGCCGATCCTCTATCCGCCGGCGTTGAAGACGGGCACGTTCGAGGCGGCCCGCTAA
- a CDS encoding proline racemase family protein, which yields MRFSSMIHAVDLHACGEPGRVIVGGVLDVPGRTMFEKKVYLETHADHLRKRMLREPRGYPAANCNLILPATQPGADAGFVIMEQTEYPPMSGSNTICVVTALLETGMVPAVEPVTNLTLDTPAGLIAVQAAVAQGKVTQVTFQNVPAFAVHLDTKVEVRGLGTVTVDVAYGGMFYVIADASQVGLRLTADEGRDIIRIGEMVKAATKEQLPVVHPENPKIAGVTIAELTAPPTRRGATAKNTVIVSTGTLDWSRQASWTGTLDRSPCGTGTCARMAALHAKGTLPLHEDFVHEGILGTTFTGRLIAETTVGPYAAVIPRLSGRAWITGFAQYVVDADDPFPNGFTVGDLWGLGEN from the coding sequence GTGCGGTTTTCGTCGATGATCCATGCGGTGGATCTGCACGCGTGCGGAGAACCCGGCCGCGTCATCGTGGGCGGTGTGCTCGACGTGCCCGGCCGCACCATGTTCGAGAAGAAAGTCTACCTGGAGACCCATGCGGACCACCTTCGAAAGCGCATGCTGCGCGAACCCCGAGGGTATCCGGCCGCCAACTGCAACCTGATCTTACCGGCGACGCAGCCCGGGGCCGACGCCGGCTTTGTCATCATGGAGCAAACCGAGTATCCGCCGATGTCCGGGAGCAATACAATCTGCGTCGTGACGGCCCTGCTCGAGACCGGCATGGTGCCGGCGGTCGAGCCGGTGACGAACCTGACGCTCGACACCCCCGCGGGGTTGATCGCGGTTCAGGCGGCCGTCGCCCAGGGCAAGGTGACCCAGGTCACGTTTCAAAACGTGCCCGCGTTTGCGGTCCATCTCGACACCAAGGTGGAGGTGCGCGGACTCGGCACGGTGACGGTCGATGTGGCGTACGGCGGCATGTTCTATGTCATCGCCGACGCGTCCCAAGTGGGGCTGCGCCTGACGGCGGACGAAGGCCGAGACATCATCCGGATCGGCGAAATGGTCAAGGCGGCGACCAAAGAGCAGCTTCCCGTGGTGCACCCCGAGAACCCCAAGATCGCCGGGGTCACGATCGCGGAGTTGACCGCGCCGCCGACGCGCCGCGGGGCCACGGCGAAGAACACCGTCATCGTCTCCACCGGGACGCTCGACTGGTCTCGCCAGGCATCCTGGACGGGAACCTTAGACCGATCCCCGTGCGGGACCGGGACGTGCGCCAGGATGGCCGCGCTCCACGCCAAGGGGACGCTGCCCCTCCACGAGGATTTCGTGCACGAAGGGATCCTGGGGACCACGTTCACGGGCCGTCTCATCGCGGAGACCACGGTCGGGCCGTACGCCGCCGTGATCCCGCGCCTGTCCGGCCGGGCGTGGATCACGGGATTTGCCCAGTACGTCGTCGACGCAGACGATCCGTTTCCCAACGGATTTACTGTCGGCGACTTGTGGGGGCTGGGCGAGAACTGA
- a CDS encoding pyridoxal phosphate-dependent aminotransferase encodes MHLSKAAREITPSMTIGMDDRARQLRRKGVDVLSFAAGEPDFDTPEPVKEAAITAIREGFTKYTGPAGIPELREAVATRLREDYGAAYDPEEVVITAGGKPALYFALRTLCDPGDEVLVPVPAWVSYTEQVRLAGAVPIAVPTNAGDDWQPRPEQIARMIGPRTRAIIVDSPHNPTGAVYTRETLDGLVALAKQHDGFYLLSDEIYESMVYDGARHTCVPGTWPEARDKIVLLNSMSKTYAMTGWRIGYAAAPKPIASAITDIQAHLAGNPNSIAQKAALHALTARIDLSAMVAEYDRRRKYIVARLNEIPGVECGTPKGAFYAFPDFRGVLGRGGRPATSLALAEHLLDQAHVAVVPGEAFEAPGYLRLSYATSMARIEEGLNRIAQALAAPFGTAPRSAAASARAVRRDGSR; translated from the coding sequence ATGCACCTGTCTAAGGCCGCACGTGAGATCACCCCGTCGATGACGATTGGGATGGACGACCGCGCGCGCCAGCTCAGACGGAAGGGGGTCGACGTCCTCAGCTTCGCCGCGGGCGAGCCGGATTTTGACACCCCGGAGCCGGTCAAAGAGGCCGCGATCACGGCGATCCGCGAGGGCTTCACGAAGTACACCGGCCCCGCGGGCATTCCGGAGCTGCGCGAGGCCGTCGCAACGCGCCTGCGAGAGGACTACGGTGCCGCGTACGACCCCGAGGAGGTCGTCATCACCGCGGGAGGCAAGCCGGCGCTCTACTTCGCGCTGCGTACGCTCTGCGACCCGGGAGACGAGGTCTTGGTCCCGGTGCCCGCGTGGGTCTCGTACACGGAGCAGGTGCGGCTTGCGGGCGCGGTGCCGATCGCGGTGCCCACGAACGCGGGCGACGACTGGCAGCCGCGGCCCGAGCAGATCGCGCGGATGATCGGGCCGCGCACCCGGGCGATCATCGTCGACTCGCCCCACAACCCGACCGGTGCCGTGTACACGCGCGAGACGCTGGACGGCCTGGTCGCGCTGGCCAAGCAGCACGACGGGTTCTACCTGCTGAGCGACGAGATTTACGAGAGCATGGTCTACGACGGAGCCCGTCACACCTGCGTGCCCGGGACGTGGCCCGAGGCGCGCGACAAGATCGTGCTCCTCAACTCGATGTCGAAAACGTATGCGATGACCGGGTGGCGCATCGGGTACGCGGCGGCGCCCAAGCCGATCGCGTCGGCGATCACGGACATCCAGGCGCACCTGGCGGGGAACCCGAACTCCATCGCGCAGAAGGCCGCGCTCCACGCCCTGACCGCTCGGATCGATCTCTCCGCGATGGTCGCAGAATACGACCGCCGCCGGAAGTACATCGTCGCGCGGCTCAACGAGATTCCCGGTGTCGAGTGTGGGACCCCGAAAGGTGCGTTTTACGCGTTTCCGGACTTCCGCGGCGTGCTCGGGCGGGGGGGCCGCCCCGCCACGTCGCTCGCGCTCGCGGAGCATCTTCTCGATCAGGCGCACGTGGCCGTCGTGCCGGGGGAGGCGTTCGAAGCGCCGGGCTACCTCCGGTTGTCCTATGCGACGTCGATGGCGCGGATCGAGGAGGGGCTGAACCGGATCGCGCAGGCGCTCGCCGCCCCGTTCGGGACGGCGCCCCGCTCGGCTGCGGCGTCCGCCCGCGCCGTCCGGCGGGACGGTTCTCGCTGA
- a CDS encoding branched-chain amino acid ABC transporter permease: MDDPAGRGGPAALAGGLLVAALLPLAFGSYQIHVLTVACYYVILASSWNLIAGYTGLFSLAHHTFAAIGAYASALLVIRTGAPIPVGVACGGALACAAGYGLGTVTLRMRMLYLALATWAFAESARIVVSMEYGVTRGDLGLAVPRLLATSSPVPYYEAFLACAAATVAALALLLRSRIGYRLRAIRDDEGVARAAGVNTVRWKRFAFGVSSGIAGLAGALYGHYIGLLSPVAMQFDEMALIIIMVILGGQRTLAGPVLGAVVVEVASEALRAYGQLRMVVFALLVVAVMRLYPPGLVGLGRLLWARATTARPASSG, encoded by the coding sequence GTGGACGACCCGGCCGGCCGCGGGGGTCCGGCCGCGCTCGCCGGCGGGCTGCTCGTGGCGGCGTTGTTGCCGCTCGCGTTCGGCAGCTACCAGATTCACGTGCTCACCGTCGCGTGCTACTACGTGATCCTGGCGTCCAGCTGGAACCTCATCGCCGGCTACACCGGGCTGTTCTCGCTGGCACATCACACGTTTGCCGCGATCGGCGCGTATGCGTCGGCGTTGCTCGTGATCCGGACGGGCGCGCCGATCCCCGTCGGCGTCGCCTGCGGAGGCGCGCTCGCGTGCGCGGCGGGCTACGGTCTCGGTACGGTCACGCTGCGCATGCGCATGCTCTATCTGGCGCTCGCGACCTGGGCGTTCGCGGAGTCGGCGCGAATCGTCGTCTCGATGGAGTACGGCGTCACCCGGGGGGATCTCGGCCTGGCGGTGCCCAGGCTGCTCGCGACCTCATCGCCGGTGCCCTACTACGAGGCGTTCCTGGCGTGCGCCGCAGCGACGGTGGCGGCGCTCGCGCTGTTGCTTCGCTCGCGGATCGGGTACCGGCTGCGGGCGATCCGAGACGACGAGGGCGTCGCCCGCGCCGCCGGCGTCAACACCGTGCGGTGGAAGCGCTTCGCCTTTGGCGTGAGCAGCGGCATCGCCGGGCTCGCCGGCGCGCTCTACGGCCACTACATCGGGTTGCTGAGTCCCGTCGCGATGCAGTTCGACGAGATGGCGCTGATCATCATCATGGTGATTCTCGGAGGCCAACGCACGCTGGCCGGGCCGGTGCTGGGGGCCGTCGTCGTGGAAGTTGCCTCCGAGGCGCTCCGTGCCTACGGCCAGCTGCGCATGGTGGTCTTTGCGCTCTTGGTCGTGGCGGTGATGCGGCTCTATCCGCCTGGGCTCGTGGGGCTCGGCCGCCTGCTGTGGGCCCGGGCGACCACCGCTCGCCCGGCGTCCAGTGGCTGA
- a CDS encoding branched-chain amino acid ABC transporter permease: MDATLLAQYVLAGLVIGAIYCLMAVGITFIYSVMKMINWAMGEFYMIGGYAQYLLLADWLGPARWYLALPLAILGVGVLGMIVEWALLQPMFAGRLERLDEYATIMTISLTVLFRNLAVVVFGPYQFSPRDYAPPVQLGPLPINGSRFVAFLGAVVLLALFDWVVRRTWFGLALRSVAQNRIGALCAGISLPRIDMLAFGIGVALAGAAGALLAPVFLVYPQSGALSTVKGFEIIVIGGLGSLPGSVVGGLLLGLVESLGSVLIAPSFRDVYGFGLLLLILAFRPTGLWGERAREA, translated from the coding sequence ATGGATGCGACCCTGCTCGCCCAATACGTGCTCGCCGGCTTGGTCATCGGCGCGATCTACTGCCTGATGGCGGTCGGGATCACGTTCATCTACAGCGTCATGAAGATGATCAACTGGGCGATGGGCGAGTTCTACATGATCGGCGGGTACGCGCAGTATCTCTTGCTCGCCGATTGGCTCGGGCCGGCACGCTGGTACCTCGCGCTGCCGCTCGCGATCCTTGGCGTTGGCGTGCTCGGCATGATCGTTGAATGGGCGCTCCTCCAGCCGATGTTTGCGGGCCGGCTCGAGCGGTTGGACGAGTACGCGACGATCATGACGATCAGCCTGACGGTGCTGTTCCGGAATCTGGCCGTGGTGGTGTTCGGGCCGTACCAGTTCTCCCCGCGCGACTATGCGCCCCCGGTCCAACTCGGCCCGCTGCCGATCAACGGGAGCCGGTTCGTCGCGTTCCTCGGGGCGGTGGTGCTCCTGGCGCTGTTCGACTGGGTGGTGCGGCGGACGTGGTTCGGCCTGGCGCTCCGGAGCGTGGCGCAGAATCGGATCGGGGCGCTGTGTGCGGGCATCAGCCTGCCGCGGATCGACATGCTCGCGTTCGGGATCGGCGTGGCGTTGGCGGGAGCGGCGGGGGCGCTGCTCGCGCCGGTGTTTCTCGTCTATCCGCAGAGCGGCGCGCTCAGCACGGTGAAGGGGTTTGAGATCATCGTGATCGGCGGCCTCGGCTCGCTGCCGGGCAGCGTCGTCGGCGGCCTGTTGCTCGGACTGGTGGAGAGCCTGGGCTCGGTGCTGATCGCTCCGTCGTTTCGGGACGTGTACGGATTCGGGCTGTTGCTGCTGATTCTGGCGTTCCGTCCGACGGGCCTGTGGGGCGAGCGCGCCAGGGAGGCGTAG
- a CDS encoding C-terminal binding protein, producing MPRVKVVTTVRAALGAGVEDALGALGAELVEIPGPDDEAFLGVARDADALIGGGRPITRSIIAGLGKCRVIALGSVGVDSVDVAAATSRGIPVTNVPDTFIEEVADHAMMLILATFRRVVVMDRFVREGRWREGRPLLSQFPRLMGQTLGFIGFGHVARAVAIRAKGFGVHMLAHDPYVEELVMTQQGVEPVGLSELLQRSDIVSMHAPATADAHRLLTDEHFRSMKRTALFINTGRGQTVAEGALIRALDEGWIAAAGLDVLEQEPPAAGNPLLRMDNVILTPHVASASARMDPARWRRVGQEIALVLSGRWPMSCVNPSVLAQTGLARWQPHSMERGPGA from the coding sequence GTGCCACGGGTCAAGGTCGTGACGACGGTGCGGGCGGCGCTCGGGGCGGGTGTCGAGGACGCGCTCGGCGCGCTCGGGGCGGAGTTGGTGGAAATCCCAGGCCCTGACGACGAGGCGTTCCTGGGCGTCGCGCGCGACGCCGACGCGCTGATCGGCGGGGGGCGGCCCATCACCAGGAGCATCATCGCCGGGCTCGGGAAGTGTCGGGTGATCGCGCTCGGCAGCGTCGGCGTCGACTCCGTCGACGTCGCGGCCGCCACGTCGCGCGGGATCCCGGTGACCAACGTCCCCGACACGTTCATCGAAGAAGTCGCAGACCACGCCATGATGCTGATCCTGGCCACGTTCCGCAGGGTGGTCGTCATGGACCGGTTCGTGCGAGAAGGGCGATGGCGAGAGGGGCGACCGCTCTTGTCCCAGTTTCCAAGGTTGATGGGCCAGACGCTCGGGTTCATCGGCTTTGGGCACGTCGCGCGGGCCGTCGCGATCCGGGCCAAGGGGTTCGGAGTGCACATGCTAGCCCATGATCCCTACGTGGAGGAGTTGGTCATGACCCAGCAGGGCGTGGAGCCGGTGGGATTGTCCGAGCTCCTGCAGCGCTCCGACATCGTTTCCATGCACGCTCCGGCGACGGCGGATGCCCACCGTCTGTTGACCGATGAGCATTTCCGGTCGATGAAGCGGACGGCGCTGTTCATCAACACGGGCCGCGGCCAGACCGTGGCCGAGGGGGCGCTCATCAGGGCGCTCGACGAGGGGTGGATCGCGGCCGCGGGGCTGGACGTGCTGGAGCAGGAGCCTCCGGCCGCCGGGAACCCGTTGCTGCGCATGGACAACGTTATCCTCACGCCACACGTGGCGTCGGCGTCGGCGCGAATGGACCCGGCCCGCTGGCGCCGGGTGGGGCAGGAGATCGCCCTCGTCTTAAGCGGTCGGTGGCCGATGAGCTGCGTGAACCCGTCGGTGCTGGCGCAGACCGGCCTCGCCCGGTGGCAGCCCCACTCGATGGAGCGGGGGCCGGGGGCCTGA
- a CDS encoding ATP-binding cassette domain-containing protein has translation MLWVDQVVAGYHEGIDILDGLTLRAGAGRITAVIGPNGAGKSTLLRVVFGLLQPRSGRVLVGAREIQRLQPDERKRLGIGYVPQGTSTFPQMTVDETLRVGGWTIRHDRTRLREGIARVYDLFPALAGLRRARAAVLSGGQLRMLSIAKELVAMPSLLLVDEPTVGLAPRIAEDVYGLLHRSRALGITMLLVDQNITEAVALADDVYLVTMGRVQRAGPREAFAADLRGIVQEALIGSELA, from the coding sequence ATGCTGTGGGTCGATCAGGTCGTCGCCGGATACCACGAGGGCATCGACATTCTCGACGGTCTTACGCTGCGCGCGGGGGCGGGACGCATCACGGCGGTGATCGGCCCAAACGGCGCGGGCAAATCGACGTTGCTCCGCGTCGTGTTCGGTCTGCTGCAGCCGCGGAGCGGCCGCGTGCTCGTCGGGGCGCGCGAGATCCAGCGGCTGCAACCGGACGAGCGCAAGCGGCTGGGCATCGGCTACGTGCCGCAGGGCACGAGCACGTTTCCACAGATGACGGTGGACGAGACGCTGCGCGTCGGCGGATGGACGATTCGGCACGATCGCACCCGCCTCCGCGAGGGGATCGCGCGGGTCTACGACCTGTTCCCCGCCCTCGCGGGACTCCGCCGGGCCCGCGCCGCCGTGCTCAGCGGCGGCCAGCTTCGCATGCTGTCGATCGCGAAGGAGCTGGTCGCCATGCCGTCGCTGCTGCTCGTGGACGAACCGACCGTGGGGCTGGCGCCGCGCATCGCCGAGGACGTTTACGGGCTGCTGCACCGAAGCCGGGCGCTCGGGATCACGATGCTGCTCGTGGACCAGAACATCACCGAGGCCGTAGCCTTGGCGGACGACGTGTACTTGGTCACGATGGGGCGGGTACAGCGCGCAGGGCCGCGGGAGGCGTTCGCGGCGGACCTTCGCGGGATCGTCCAGGAGGCGTTGATCGGATCCGAGCTCGCATGA
- a CDS encoding CocE/NonD family hydrolase codes for MYDVTSERNMMMRLHDGTKLASDVYRPSSGGPWPVLLERTPYDKLGPAGVMAAKFFASHGYAVVIQDVRGRFASEGEWYPFGNEGPDGVEAVAWVRAQPWCDGRVATIGLSYSSCTQTGLAAMNPPGLAAQFVSHGFHNYHTASMRQGGALEVRFFIYAFMMATTSNEVAADPVKRAAMRQAWADIRSWLGRHPLKPGLSPLRHVPSYERWLMDIWQHGEYDDYWRSRPAYSIDDLYDRHADVPIYLLGSWYDSYARSTVTNYVELGRRKKGPVRLVMGPWIHGGGNIDLSYSGDAEFGPDAPLGYNYFRLRWFDAVLKGQHHGVLDSPPVQIFVMGGGSGRKIAGTNKLDVGGSWRFEREWPLARTEYTPFYLQPGGGVSPTPPPAGAAPSRYVFDPKDPVPTIGGNISVGYDLMPGGGFDQRGGPHVFGAKDSLPLSARQDVLVFSTPVLDRDVEVTGTVVVKLWAASTAPDTDFTAKLIDVYPPNADYPDGYELNIGDSIIRARYRHSWETPELMEPGKVYEFTITLYPTSLVFQRGHQIRVHISSSNFPRFDVNPNTGGPLGREFVAQTAVQTIFHDAERPSHVVLPVIPL; via the coding sequence ATGTACGACGTGACCAGCGAGCGCAACATGATGATGCGGCTCCACGACGGGACGAAACTCGCCTCTGATGTCTATCGTCCGTCCAGCGGCGGCCCGTGGCCCGTGCTGCTCGAACGCACGCCGTACGACAAGCTCGGCCCCGCCGGGGTCATGGCCGCGAAGTTCTTCGCCAGCCACGGCTACGCGGTCGTCATCCAGGACGTGCGGGGGCGCTTCGCGTCGGAGGGCGAGTGGTACCCGTTCGGCAACGAGGGCCCCGACGGGGTCGAGGCCGTCGCATGGGTGCGCGCGCAGCCGTGGTGCGACGGGCGGGTCGCGACGATCGGTCTGTCCTATTCGTCCTGCACGCAAACCGGCCTCGCCGCCATGAACCCGCCCGGGCTCGCCGCGCAGTTCGTCAGCCACGGGTTCCACAACTACCACACCGCCTCGATGCGGCAGGGCGGCGCGCTTGAGGTCCGCTTCTTCATCTACGCGTTCATGATGGCGACGACGTCGAACGAGGTCGCCGCCGACCCCGTGAAGCGCGCGGCGATGCGGCAGGCGTGGGCGGACATCCGGTCGTGGCTCGGGCGGCACCCGCTGAAGCCCGGCCTGAGCCCCCTTCGCCATGTTCCGTCCTACGAGCGGTGGCTGATGGATATCTGGCAGCACGGCGAGTACGACGACTACTGGCGCAGCCGGCCGGCGTACTCGATCGACGACCTGTACGATCGGCACGCGGACGTGCCGATCTATCTGCTGGGCAGTTGGTACGATTCGTACGCGCGGTCGACCGTCACGAACTACGTCGAGCTCGGCCGCCGCAAGAAGGGGCCCGTACGCCTCGTGATGGGCCCGTGGATCCACGGCGGCGGCAACATCGACCTCTCGTACTCCGGCGACGCCGAGTTCGGGCCGGACGCCCCGCTCGGCTACAACTACTTTCGCCTGCGGTGGTTCGACGCGGTGCTGAAAGGGCAGCATCACGGCGTGCTGGACAGCCCGCCGGTCCAGATCTTCGTCATGGGCGGCGGTTCGGGGCGCAAGATCGCGGGAACCAACAAGCTCGACGTCGGGGGGAGCTGGCGGTTCGAGCGGGAGTGGCCGCTCGCGCGCACCGAGTACACGCCGTTCTACCTGCAGCCCGGCGGGGGGGTGTCGCCAACGCCGCCGCCGGCCGGCGCCGCGCCGTCGCGCTACGTCTTCGACCCGAAGGATCCGGTGCCCACGATCGGCGGCAACATTTCGGTCGGCTACGACCTCATGCCCGGAGGCGGGTTCGACCAGCGAGGCGGCCCGCACGTGTTCGGGGCGAAGGACTCCCTCCCCCTCTCCGCGCGGCAGGACGTGCTGGTGTTCTCGACGCCGGTGCTGGATCGGGACGTCGAGGTCACGGGCACGGTCGTCGTCAAACTCTGGGCCGCGTCCACCGCGCCCGACACCGATTTCACGGCGAAGCTGATCGACGTGTACCCGCCGAACGCCGACTACCCGGACGGGTACGAGCTGAACATCGGCGACTCGATCATCCGCGCGCGGTACCGCCACTCGTGGGAAACGCCGGAGTTGATGGAGCCGGGCAAGGTCTACGAGTTCACGATCACGCTGTATCCCACGAGCCTGGTGTTCCAACGGGGACACCAGATCCGCGTGCACATCTCGTCGTCGAACTTTCCCCGGTTCGATGTCAACCCGAACACGGGCGGCCCGCTGGGTCGGGAGTTCGTGGCGCAGACCGCCGTTCAGACGATCTTCCACGACGCGGAGCGTCCGTCCCACGTCGTGTTGCCCGTGATCCCGCTGTAG
- the pruA gene encoding L-glutamate gamma-semialdehyde dehydrogenase: MMLPEQFRNEPFRDFSTDAARREMLEAVRSVGAELGREFPLWIDGKPVRSAKTFQSMNPSQSEQAVAVLHQAGAEDVEAAVQAAARAYESWRWVPAEEKSALLMRAAHILRRRRMRAAAWMCYEVGKNWAEADGDVAEAIDFVEYNAREILRYAQGRPLPPIEGEMSEYTYIPIGVVAVISPWNFPLAIPTGMAVGAIVSGNTVVMKPASDSAAVAYQILDALTEAGLPPGVLNLIPGPGGVVGEGLATHPKVRMIAFTGSREVGTHLFELAAKTPPSQIWLKRIIAEMGGKNAIIVDDEADLDEAIAGVVASGYGYQGQKCSAGSRVVVTPKAYKPLTEMLVERVRRLEVGPGPENFPAGPVINAPAAQKILEYVEVGKREGRLAVGGGRAREGGHYLAPTVFLDIAPDARIAQEEIFGPVVAAIPAKTFDDALRIANGTAFGLTGSVYSRNPEKLAKARREFLCGNLYLNRKCTGAMVGTHPFGGFNMSGTDSKAGGPDYLLNFLQPKVVAYKYR, translated from the coding sequence ATGATGTTGCCGGAGCAGTTTCGCAACGAGCCGTTCCGTGACTTCTCGACCGACGCGGCGCGGCGGGAGATGCTGGAGGCGGTCCGATCGGTCGGCGCCGAGCTCGGGCGCGAGTTTCCGCTGTGGATCGACGGCAAGCCCGTGCGCAGTGCAAAGACGTTTCAGTCGATGAACCCGTCGCAGTCCGAGCAGGCGGTGGCGGTGCTCCACCAGGCCGGCGCCGAGGATGTGGAGGCCGCGGTGCAGGCGGCGGCCCGCGCCTACGAGTCGTGGCGGTGGGTGCCGGCCGAGGAGAAGTCGGCGCTGCTCATGCGCGCGGCGCATATTCTTCGACGCCGCCGCATGCGCGCGGCGGCGTGGATGTGCTACGAGGTCGGCAAGAACTGGGCCGAGGCCGACGGGGACGTCGCGGAGGCGATCGACTTCGTCGAGTACAACGCGCGCGAGATCCTGCGGTACGCCCAGGGCCGGCCGCTGCCGCCGATCGAAGGCGAGATGAGCGAGTACACGTACATCCCGATCGGGGTCGTCGCGGTGATCTCGCCGTGGAATTTCCCGCTGGCGATTCCCACCGGGATGGCCGTCGGCGCGATCGTGTCCGGCAACACCGTGGTGATGAAGCCCGCGAGCGATTCGGCCGCGGTCGCCTACCAGATCCTAGACGCCCTGACCGAGGCCGGGCTGCCGCCGGGGGTGCTGAACCTGATCCCGGGCCCGGGCGGGGTGGTGGGCGAAGGGCTCGCGACCCACCCCAAGGTGCGCATGATCGCGTTCACGGGGTCCCGGGAGGTCGGCACCCACCTGTTCGAGCTCGCGGCCAAAACGCCGCCGAGCCAGATCTGGCTCAAGCGCATCATCGCTGAGATGGGCGGCAAGAACGCGATCATCGTCGACGACGAGGCGGATCTCGACGAGGCGATCGCGGGCGTGGTGGCCTCGGGGTACGGCTATCAGGGACAGAAGTGTTCCGCCGGCTCCCGCGTGGTCGTGACGCCGAAGGCGTACAAGCCGCTCACGGAGATGCTGGTCGAGCGGGTGCGGCGCCTCGAGGTGGGGCCGGGACCGGAGAACTTCCCGGCGGGCCCCGTCATCAACGCGCCGGCCGCGCAAAAGATCCTCGAATACGTCGAGGTCGGCAAGCGCGAAGGGCGTCTCGCCGTCGGCGGGGGGCGCGCACGGGAGGGCGGTCACTACCTGGCGCCGACCGTGTTCCTCGACATCGCCCCGGACGCGCGGATCGCGCAGGAGGAGATCTTCGGCCCCGTGGTCGCCGCGATCCCGGCGAAGACCTTCGACGACGCGCTCAGGATCGCCAACGGGACGGCGTTCGGACTCACCGGTTCCGTGTACTCGCGCAATCCGGAGAAGCTTGCCAAGGCGCGGCGCGAGTTCCTGTGCGGCAACCTGTATCTGAACCGGAAGTGCACCGGGGCGATGGTGGGGACGCACCCGTTCGGCGGGTTCAACATGTCCGGGACGGACAGCAAAGCGGGCGGACCGGACTACCTGCTGAACTTCCTCCAGCCCAAGGTGGTGGCCTACAAGTACCGGTAG